A genomic window from Leptolyngbya sp. BL0902 includes:
- a CDS encoding chlorophyll a/b-binding protein, translated as MESNDSKFGFVAFAETWNGRLAMLGFVIGVATELLTGQGILSQIGLM; from the coding sequence ATGGAAAGCAACGACAGCAAGTTTGGTTTTGTGGCTTTTGCTGAAACCTGGAATGGCCGTCTGGCAATGCTGGGCTTCGTGATCGGTGTAGCTACCGAACTGCTCACTGGCCAAGGGATTTTGTCTCAGATTGGTTTGATGTAA
- a CDS encoding argininosuccinate synthase: MGRAEKVVLAYSGGVDTTVCIPYLMNEWGVKEVITLAADLGQGDELEPIRLKALTAGVKESLVADLTEEFITDYAFPAIQANALYENRYPLSTALARPLIAKALVEAADRYGADAVAHGCTGKGNDQVRFDVAIAALNPGLKVLAPAREWGMGREETIAYGEKMGLAFPVKKSSPYSIDRNLLGRSIEAGPLEDPMNEPLEEVFLMTQAIEATPDQPEYIEIGFTKGIPTHLNGAALAPVELITQINDIAGRHGVGRIDMVENRLVGIKSREIYEAPALLVLIDAHRDLESLTLTSDVTQYKRGIEETYSRLVYNGLWYSPLKLALDAFIQQTQERVTGTVRMKLFKGNARVVGRKSDLALYSESLATYSSDDQFDHKAAEGFIYVWGLPTRVWSEKVREG; the protein is encoded by the coding sequence ATGGGTCGCGCAGAGAAAGTTGTTTTAGCCTATTCCGGTGGGGTGGATACCACCGTTTGTATTCCCTACCTGATGAATGAATGGGGCGTGAAGGAGGTCATCACCCTCGCCGCCGACCTGGGCCAAGGGGATGAACTGGAACCCATTCGCCTCAAGGCGCTCACCGCCGGGGTGAAGGAGTCCCTAGTGGCCGACCTGACGGAAGAATTCATCACCGACTACGCCTTCCCCGCCATCCAGGCCAACGCCCTCTACGAAAACCGCTACCCCCTCTCCACCGCCCTGGCCCGTCCCCTGATCGCCAAGGCCCTGGTGGAGGCGGCAGACCGCTACGGTGCCGATGCGGTGGCCCACGGCTGCACCGGAAAAGGCAACGACCAGGTGCGCTTTGATGTGGCCATCGCCGCCCTCAACCCCGGCCTGAAAGTCCTTGCCCCCGCCCGTGAGTGGGGCATGGGTCGCGAAGAAACCATTGCCTACGGCGAAAAAATGGGCCTCGCCTTCCCGGTGAAAAAATCTAGCCCCTACAGCATCGACCGCAACCTGCTGGGCCGCAGCATCGAAGCTGGCCCCCTAGAAGACCCCATGAACGAACCCCTAGAAGAGGTGTTCCTCATGACCCAGGCCATCGAAGCCACCCCCGACCAGCCGGAATACATCGAGATCGGCTTTACCAAGGGCATCCCCACCCACCTCAACGGTGCCGCCCTAGCTCCGGTGGAGCTGATCACCCAAATTAACGACATCGCCGGACGCCACGGGGTAGGCCGCATCGACATGGTGGAAAACCGCCTGGTGGGGATCAAATCCCGCGAAATCTACGAAGCCCCGGCCCTGCTGGTGCTGATCGACGCCCACCGCGATCTGGAAAGCCTCACCCTCACCTCCGATGTTACCCAGTACAAGCGCGGCATCGAAGAAACCTACAGCCGCCTAGTCTACAACGGTCTCTGGTACAGCCCCCTGAAGCTGGCCCTGGATGCCTTCATTCAGCAAACCCAGGAGCGCGTGACGGGCACCGTGCGGATGAAGCTGTTCAAAGGCAACGCCCGCGTTGTAGGCCGCAAGTCTGACCTGGCCCTGTACAGCGAATCCCTGGCCACCTACAGTTCCGACGACCAGTTTGACCACAAGGCCGCCGAGGGCTTTATTTACGTGTGGGGTCTGCCCACCCGCGTGTGGTCTGAAAAAGTGCGCGAGGGCTAG
- a CDS encoding precorrin-8X methylmutase translates to MEWHVSDAQSLRVIDSEIGDHGFSPAEYEIVRRVIYATADFDYATHIRFSDQALQSGAAALAARTTIVVDVPMVQVGITPAIQATFANPVYCSMDALTRPQKGKSQAAWGIETLALRYPEAIFVVGDSEVALATLVDLIENQKVRPALVVGTPSGFLDIVALKDRLQDTMIPHVRIDGRKGSAVVAAAIVNGLVDLAWQAYGQDPKSVS, encoded by the coding sequence ATGGAATGGCATGTGAGCGACGCCCAAAGCCTGCGAGTCATTGATAGCGAAATTGGCGACCACGGCTTTTCTCCGGCAGAGTACGAGATTGTGCGTCGGGTCATCTATGCCACCGCAGATTTTGACTATGCGACCCACATCCGATTTTCCGACCAAGCGCTGCAATCGGGGGCTGCGGCCCTGGCGGCTCGTACGACCATTGTAGTGGATGTCCCGATGGTGCAGGTGGGCATCACCCCCGCCATTCAGGCTACCTTTGCCAACCCGGTCTATTGCAGCATGGATGCCCTCACCCGGCCCCAGAAAGGCAAAAGCCAAGCCGCCTGGGGCATTGAAACCCTCGCCCTGCGCTACCCAGAGGCCATCTTTGTGGTGGGCGATTCTGAGGTAGCCCTAGCCACCCTGGTAGACCTCATAGAGAACCAAAAAGTCCGTCCGGCCCTGGTGGTGGGCACGCCCTCCGGCTTTTTAGACATCGTGGCGCTGAAGGATCGACTACAGGATACGATGATTCCCCACGTTCGCATTGATGGCCGCAAGGGCAGTGCGGTGGTTGCTGCGGCCATTGTCAATGGCTTAGTTGACCTGGCATGGCAAGCCTACGGCCAAGATCCAAAATCCGTCAGCTAA
- the ftsY gene encoding signal recognition particle-docking protein FtsY — MVFNWFRRGFEKSDAAKAEPKPAESVTPEPTPEQAKAETPTAPKSFAEMTPEEKLAWAKAAAQNIQKQQAEAQTTEAPAEPAPEPAAVEPETEAPVEAAEPIKPVESVVPEAVEEQVAEAVESVAEPEPAVTAEVEPEVAPEAEAVIEASVLEEAVLEATASEAVIAEESGLEKSTAEAPESEGSVQEEAIAEEPVAVVADISSEAGIPVAESVAEPVAEVVAESVAEPVAEASVSEPVAEPVAEPEPQASVPFWARAEEERLQRLERLEATAIVEPEPEPEPVATVAEPELILPDIDLDEAFLWSAEVLAAQGRRPDEISAEEITWLKRLRQGLSKTRLSLVNQLKAIVGQGPLNDDAVMEIEALLLQADVGVAATDKVIEALQNRMRDQVLPPDQAIAYLKTILRDMLDAPLGDSHNLLFVPEKEILNIWLMTGVNGAGKTTTIGKLAHVAKKSGYNTLIAAADTFRAAAVEQVKAWGARSDVEVIANPGKNTDPAAVVYDAIAAANSRQIDLLLVDTAGRLQNKKNLMDELAKIRRIVDKNAPDAKIEALLVLDATLGQNGLRQAEVFAEAANLSGVVLTKLDGTAKGGVALAVVEQLGLPIRFIGAGEGIEDLRPFSSYEFVEALLSG, encoded by the coding sequence ATGGTTTTCAACTGGTTTCGGCGTGGTTTTGAAAAGTCCGATGCGGCCAAGGCCGAGCCCAAACCCGCCGAATCGGTGACGCCGGAACCGACCCCGGAGCAAGCCAAGGCTGAGACTCCCACCGCGCCCAAATCCTTTGCGGAAATGACCCCAGAGGAGAAACTGGCCTGGGCCAAGGCAGCGGCGCAAAATATTCAAAAACAACAGGCCGAAGCCCAAACGACGGAAGCCCCCGCTGAACCCGCCCCAGAACCCGCAGCGGTGGAACCTGAGACTGAAGCCCCGGTCGAAGCTGCCGAACCTATTAAACCTGTTGAATCCGTCGTCCCTGAAGCCGTTGAGGAACAGGTTGCTGAGGCTGTAGAATCCGTGGCGGAACCGGAACCTGCCGTTACCGCTGAAGTTGAGCCAGAAGTCGCCCCTGAAGCGGAAGCCGTCATCGAGGCATCCGTCCTTGAAGAGGCCGTCCTTGAGGCAACCGCATCAGAAGCGGTCATCGCAGAAGAATCCGGCCTTGAGAAATCCACTGCTGAAGCGCCCGAATCAGAAGGATCCGTCCAAGAAGAGGCTATTGCCGAAGAACCCGTTGCCGTCGTTGCAGACATTTCCTCTGAGGCAGGCATCCCCGTTGCGGAGTCCGTGGCTGAACCCGTGGCCGAAGTGGTCGCTGAGTCCGTGGCTGAACCCGTCGCGGAAGCCTCTGTTTCTGAACCCGTTGCCGAACCTGTGGCCGAGCCGGAACCCCAGGCCAGTGTTCCCTTTTGGGCGAGGGCCGAGGAAGAACGCTTGCAGCGGTTGGAACGATTGGAAGCCACCGCCATTGTGGAACCAGAGCCAGAGCCGGAACCCGTAGCGACGGTAGCCGAGCCAGAGCTAATTCTGCCGGACATTGATTTGGATGAAGCCTTCCTGTGGTCAGCGGAAGTGTTGGCGGCCCAGGGGCGGCGACCGGACGAGATTTCTGCCGAGGAAATCACCTGGCTGAAGCGGCTGCGGCAGGGGCTCAGCAAAACCCGCCTGAGCTTGGTGAACCAACTGAAGGCCATCGTGGGTCAGGGGCCGCTGAATGACGATGCAGTGATGGAAATTGAGGCGCTGCTGCTCCAAGCGGATGTGGGCGTGGCGGCAACGGATAAGGTGATCGAAGCCCTGCAAAACCGGATGCGAGATCAGGTGCTGCCGCCGGATCAGGCCATTGCCTACCTCAAAACCATTCTGCGCGATATGCTGGATGCCCCCCTGGGCGACTCCCACAATCTGCTGTTTGTGCCCGAAAAAGAGATCCTCAACATTTGGCTGATGACCGGGGTAAACGGGGCCGGGAAAACCACCACCATCGGCAAGTTGGCCCACGTGGCGAAAAAGTCGGGCTACAACACCCTGATCGCCGCCGCCGATACCTTCCGAGCCGCCGCCGTGGAGCAGGTGAAAGCCTGGGGTGCCCGCAGCGACGTGGAGGTGATCGCCAATCCCGGCAAGAACACTGACCCCGCCGCCGTGGTCTACGACGCCATCGCCGCCGCCAATTCTCGCCAAATTGACCTGCTGTTGGTGGATACCGCAGGCCGTCTGCAAAATAAGAAAAACCTGATGGACGAACTGGCCAAAATTCGCCGCATTGTCGATAAAAACGCCCCCGATGCCAAGATCGAAGCCCTCCTCGTCCTCGATGCCACCCTCGGCCAAAACGGGCTGCGTCAGGCGGAAGTCTTCGCCGAAGCGGCCAACCTTAGCGGTGTGGTGCTAACCAAATTGGACGGTACGGCCAAGGGCGGCGTAGCCCTCGCGGTGGTTGAACAGTTGGGTCTGCCGATCCGCTTCATCGGTGCTGGGGAAGGCATCGAAGACCTGCGCCCCTTCTCCAGCTACGAGTTTGTGGAAGCCCTGCTGAGCGGCTGA
- the hisH gene encoding imidazole glycerol phosphate synthase subunit HisH: MATIAVIDYDMGNLHSACKGLAIAGATPHITDRAADLAAADALVLPGDGAFDPAMQHLRSRDLVGPIQDAIASGKPFLGICLGLQLLFDYSDEGTEAGLGLIPGHIKKFQKEPDITIPHMGWNQLTLTQPEMPLWQGIHTGDWVYFVHSYYADPTDPAVIAATTTHGQQTVTAAIAKDNIMAMQYHPEKSAPAGLTMLSNFVNLVSQAKTSQANP; this comes from the coding sequence GTGGCGACGATTGCGGTAATTGATTACGACATGGGGAATCTGCACTCGGCCTGTAAGGGCTTGGCCATTGCCGGAGCAACACCCCACATCACCGACCGCGCCGCCGACCTAGCCGCCGCCGATGCCCTGGTATTGCCCGGAGATGGAGCCTTTGACCCAGCCATGCAGCACCTCCGGTCGCGGGATTTGGTGGGGCCAATCCAAGACGCCATCGCCAGCGGTAAGCCCTTCCTGGGAATCTGCCTGGGTTTGCAACTGCTGTTTGACTACAGCGACGAAGGCACCGAAGCTGGACTGGGGCTGATTCCTGGCCACATCAAAAAGTTCCAAAAAGAACCAGACATCACCATTCCCCACATGGGCTGGAACCAGCTCACCCTCACCCAGCCGGAAATGCCCCTCTGGCAAGGCATTCACACCGGAGACTGGGTGTATTTCGTCCATTCCTACTATGCGGATCCGACGGATCCCGCCGTGATTGCCGCCACCACCACCCACGGCCAGCAAACCGTCACTGCGGCCATCGCCAAAGACAACATCATGGCCATGCAGTACCACCCCGAAAAATCAGCCCCCGCTGGGCTCACCATGCTGTCTAATTTCGTTAACTTGGTATCGCAGGCGAAGACATCACAGGCGAATCCTTAG
- a CDS encoding site-2 protease family protein, producing the protein MQSGWRVGSILGIPLFIDRSWFIILALITLANGINPEWQTAWGDLAWVMGFAMALLLFGSVLLHELGHSVAAKVQGIGVNSITLFLFGGIASIDRESKTPWGALKVAIAGPLVSFGLFVLLSILVQGVSLPQPITVVLMNVAYINLVLTLFNLIPGLPLDGGQVLKAVVWKMTNSRMQGIRWAARSGQILGWLAIALGLGRVLLNQDYSGLWIAAIGWFALRNAAAYQQVTSLQEAMLALTAADAMGRDFRVVDAHTSLRDFAEAYLLEDQHPPVYFAASEGRYRGLVSIDSIRTIERGQWNQRTLQDIAQPLLTIPSVRETTPLTEVIAKLEDLALPRLTVLTPADAVAGVLDRGDIVRAIADRLGLGVAPAMIQRIKEEGAYPPGLQLAAIARTVADD; encoded by the coding sequence ATGCAATCTGGCTGGCGCGTGGGGTCTATTCTTGGTATTCCCCTCTTTATCGACCGTTCTTGGTTCATCATCCTGGCTTTGATTACCCTCGCCAACGGGATCAACCCTGAATGGCAGACGGCGTGGGGAGACTTGGCCTGGGTGATGGGCTTTGCCATGGCGCTGCTGTTGTTTGGCTCAGTGCTGCTCCACGAACTGGGTCACAGCGTTGCGGCCAAGGTGCAGGGCATCGGGGTCAACTCCATCACGCTGTTTCTCTTTGGAGGCATTGCCTCCATTGATCGCGAATCTAAAACCCCCTGGGGAGCCCTGAAGGTCGCCATCGCAGGGCCGCTGGTGAGTTTTGGACTTTTTGTACTGCTGTCCATCCTGGTGCAGGGGGTAAGTTTACCCCAGCCCATCACCGTCGTGTTGATGAACGTCGCCTACATTAACCTGGTGCTAACGCTGTTTAACCTCATTCCCGGTCTGCCCCTGGATGGGGGCCAAGTGCTGAAAGCCGTGGTGTGGAAAATGACCAACAGCCGGATGCAGGGAATTCGCTGGGCGGCGCGGTCGGGGCAAATTCTGGGCTGGCTGGCCATTGCCCTGGGCCTCGGACGAGTGCTGCTGAACCAAGACTATTCTGGTCTGTGGATTGCCGCCATTGGCTGGTTTGCCCTCCGCAACGCCGCCGCCTACCAGCAAGTCACCAGTCTGCAAGAGGCCATGCTAGCCCTCACCGCCGCCGATGCCATGGGGCGCGATTTTCGGGTGGTGGATGCCCACACCAGCCTGCGCGACTTTGCCGAAGCCTATCTGCTAGAGGATCAGCATCCCCCCGTCTACTTTGCCGCCTCCGAGGGGCGCTATCGGGGCCTGGTCAGCATTGATTCCATCCGCACCATTGAGCGCGGCCAGTGGAACCAGCGCACCCTCCAGGACATCGCCCAACCCCTGCTCACCATTCCCTCCGTGCGCGAAACCACCCCCCTCACCGAGGTAATCGCCAAACTAGAGGATCTTGCCCTACCCCGCCTCACGGTCCTCACCCCCGCCGACGCTGTGGCAGGCGTGCTTGACCGGGGAGACATCGTCCGCGCCATTGCCGACCGCCTTGGGCTGGGCGTCGCCCCAGCGATGATTCAGCGCATCAAAGAAGAGGGTGCCTATCCCCCCGGCCTTCAGTTAGCGGCCATTGCCCGTACCGTTGCCGACGACTAG
- the psaK gene encoding photosystem I reaction center subunit PsaK encodes MLNTALLMAFTTPTTAEWSFKVALIMITCNLFVLAIGKYAIQRPGVGPALPVSLPMVFEGFGLPELLAIGSLGHILGAGMILGLGNAGLL; translated from the coding sequence TTGCTGAATACCGCACTGCTCATGGCCTTCACCACCCCCACCACCGCCGAATGGTCCTTTAAGGTGGCGCTGATTATGATCACCTGCAATTTGTTTGTGCTGGCCATTGGCAAATACGCCATCCAGCGGCCTGGGGTGGGGCCTGCCCTGCCCGTCAGCCTGCCCATGGTGTTTGAGGGCTTTGGCCTGCCCGAATTACTTGCCATCGGTAGCTTGGGCCACATCCTGGGCGCTGGGATGATTTTGGGCCTAGGCAACGCGGGCCTATTGTAG
- a CDS encoding phosphoribosylanthranilate isomerase gives MQVKICGITQVDQALAIAHLGATDLGFICVAQSPRYVAPVAIAALLKALAADGWMGGTVGVFANAEAETILEVVHQTGLNTVQLHGAESLEFCQALRQALPQHRIIKAIRVRTPADLDQALAYADPVDALLLDAYHPDQLGGTGLTLDWQALGTFVAPCPWFLAGGLRPDNIQQALRSLHPYGIDLSSGVETCPGVKNLALVKQLFDQLHRLGMADSRATPA, from the coding sequence ATGCAGGTCAAAATTTGCGGCATCACCCAGGTCGATCAAGCCTTGGCTATCGCGCATCTGGGGGCCACTGACCTCGGGTTTATCTGCGTGGCCCAGTCTCCCCGCTACGTTGCTCCGGTTGCTATTGCCGCCCTGCTCAAAGCCCTCGCTGCCGATGGTTGGATGGGGGGTACCGTGGGCGTTTTTGCCAATGCCGAGGCTGAGACCATCCTTGAGGTGGTTCATCAAACGGGGCTCAATACCGTCCAACTCCATGGGGCTGAATCCCTGGAGTTCTGTCAGGCGCTGCGCCAAGCCCTGCCTCAGCACCGCATTATCAAAGCGATTCGTGTCCGCACCCCGGCAGATCTTGACCAGGCGCTTGCCTATGCCGACCCGGTGGACGCGCTCCTACTCGATGCCTACCACCCCGATCAGCTCGGTGGCACTGGGCTTACCCTAGACTGGCAGGCCCTTGGCACCTTTGTTGCGCCCTGTCCTTGGTTCCTGGCGGGGGGGCTGCGTCCCGATAATATTCAGCAGGCTCTCCGCAGCCTCCACCCCTACGGCATTGATCTGTCCAGCGGCGTTGAAACCTGCCCCGGCGTAAAAAACCTGGCTTTGGTAAAACAACTATTTGATCAGCTACACCGCTTGGGGATGGCTGACTCTAGGGCCACTCCTGCCTAG
- a CDS encoding LD-carboxypeptidase, with protein sequence MRRRRLLMGGGMAAVGLVGLGAGGSGMAQPSVTVQRPPRLRPGATVGICSPAGATFERDRLDLVVDAVTAMGWRPKLAPHVLERYGYLAGPDAVRAADVNALFADPSVDALLPVRGDWGSARILPYLDYDQIRANPKVIIGFSDITALLLGIYAKTGLITFHGPHGVTAWRSDQVDFLRRVVVQGETLTFTNPLLGADQDRIMRDQGRIDTITPGRATGRLLGGNLSVLSGLVGSPYLPDLRGAILFLEDIGERPHRVDRMITQLKLAGALDGLAGFIFGQCRSCGPGEGFGALTLSEILRDHIQPLGIPAWSGAWIGHVEPMWTLPLGGQVAIDANRGEIRMLEPAVI encoded by the coding sequence ATGCGTCGTCGTCGGTTGCTGATGGGGGGAGGAATGGCGGCGGTGGGCCTGGTGGGCCTGGGCGCAGGGGGATCAGGCATGGCTCAACCCTCGGTGACGGTTCAGCGTCCACCTCGGCTCAGGCCGGGGGCCACCGTTGGCATTTGCAGCCCAGCCGGGGCCACCTTCGAGCGGGATCGCCTGGATTTGGTGGTAGATGCCGTGACGGCGATGGGCTGGCGACCCAAGCTGGCTCCCCACGTCCTCGAACGCTACGGCTATTTGGCTGGCCCCGATGCCGTCCGCGCCGCCGATGTCAACGCCCTCTTTGCCGACCCCAGCGTGGATGCCCTGCTGCCCGTGCGGGGAGACTGGGGCAGCGCCCGCATCTTGCCCTACCTCGACTACGACCAAATTCGGGCCAACCCCAAGGTGATCATCGGCTTCAGCGACATCACCGCCCTGCTGCTGGGAATCTACGCCAAAACCGGACTGATTACCTTCCACGGCCCCCACGGGGTGACGGCGTGGCGCAGCGACCAGGTGGACTTTCTGCGGCGCGTGGTCGTCCAAGGCGAAACCCTGACCTTTACCAATCCCCTGCTGGGGGCCGACCAAGACCGCATCATGCGCGACCAGGGCCGCATTGACACCATCACCCCCGGTCGGGCTACTGGACGGCTTTTGGGCGGCAATTTGTCGGTGTTGTCAGGCCTGGTGGGTTCCCCCTACCTGCCCGACCTGCGGGGGGCGATTTTGTTTTTGGAGGACATTGGCGAGCGACCCCACCGGGTAGACCGGATGATCACCCAATTAAAACTGGCTGGAGCCCTAGACGGCTTGGCCGGGTTTATCTTTGGGCAGTGCCGTTCCTGCGGGCCGGGGGAAGGGTTTGGAGCCCTCACCCTCTCGGAAATTCTGCGCGATCACATTCAACCCCTCGGCATTCCCGCCTGGAGTGGAGCCTGGATTGGCCATGTGGAGCCGATGTGGACGCTGCCCCTGGGTGGACAGGTGGCCATCGACGCCAACCGAGGGGAAATTCGGATGCTGGAACCCGCTGTGATCTAG
- a CDS encoding YlqD family protein yields MLLKRVVNIKAVVTPLWKEEAQKQLQGQINQIDGQLQQLEMQGQRVVSELQKQGESEPGNVSIQQQIADVQNRLNQDKSKLLQQKNQTLQQLQQVQTLEMEVEVEQGKVESFFNVSEGDNLVQKLQVEILIRDGIIEAIRGEL; encoded by the coding sequence TTGCTTCTCAAGCGTGTTGTCAACATCAAAGCTGTGGTGACACCGCTGTGGAAGGAAGAAGCCCAAAAGCAACTGCAAGGTCAAATCAATCAAATTGATGGCCAACTTCAGCAGTTGGAAATGCAGGGCCAGCGGGTCGTCAGCGAACTGCAAAAGCAGGGCGAATCTGAACCCGGAAACGTTAGCATTCAGCAGCAAATTGCTGATGTGCAGAATCGTCTAAACCAGGACAAGAGCAAACTACTTCAGCAAAAGAACCAAACCCTCCAACAACTCCAGCAGGTGCAAACCCTGGAGATGGAAGTGGAAGTGGAACAGGGCAAAGTAGAAAGCTTCTTCAACGTTTCCGAAGGAGATAACCTGGTGCAAAAGCTCCAGGTCGAAATCCTGATTCGCGATGGCATCATCGAAGCCATCCGAGGCGAACTCTAG
- a CDS encoding long-chain fatty acid--CoA ligase, with translation MTLSDALQEVRQRDRAYLSAQNPYEHLQALHEIWPIVAEKYGDIVALNDPHYKPAATFTYRQLGEAIRTFASGLQALGIENRTHVALFADNSHRWFIADQGIMTAGGMDAVRSGTADTEELLYIAEHSESTMLVVENVALLKRLGDRLESLPIPLVILLSDEEPPADERLKILNFSQLMALGQEHPYTPVTIKPEDLATLIYTSGTTGQPKGVMLSHRNLLHQINTLRSVVQPEPGDRVVGILPSWHSFERTAEYFLLSNGCSQIYSNIRHLKTDLKSTKPQYMVGVPRLWESIYEGAQKQFREQSPGKQKLIFTCFGLSERYVTHLWRYQDMKIDAPNLSTVERLSSGIAALALWPLHQVGKALVYGKVRQATGGEVKQLISGGGSLARHIDSFFEIIGVPLLVGYGLTETAPVLSARRPWSNLRGAAGQPIPFTEIKVVDLETRQEVPQGSQGLVLARGPQVMEGYYRNPEATQKAIDPEGWFDTGDLGWISKDGNVVLTGRAKDTIVLTNGENIEPQPIEDACIRSPYIDQIMVVGQDQRSLGALVVPNVDALQAWAASQSLFIAIPGDETPVPEGMGTITLEDDRIQKLLRDEMVRQVKNRPGYRPDDRIGPFRLVIEPFSIENGLLTQTLKVRRPVVTERYRDMIDAMFV, from the coding sequence ATGACCCTTAGTGACGCCCTGCAAGAAGTTCGCCAGCGTGATCGGGCCTATCTGTCGGCCCAAAACCCCTACGAACACCTCCAGGCTCTCCACGAGATTTGGCCCATTGTGGCGGAAAAATATGGCGACATCGTGGCGCTCAACGACCCCCACTACAAACCCGCCGCCACCTTCACCTATCGGCAACTGGGGGAGGCCATCCGCACCTTTGCCAGCGGCTTGCAGGCCTTGGGCATTGAAAACCGTACCCATGTGGCCCTGTTTGCCGATAACAGCCACCGCTGGTTCATTGCCGACCAGGGAATTATGACCGCCGGGGGCATGGATGCCGTGCGGAGTGGCACCGCCGACACCGAGGAACTGCTCTACATTGCCGAACACAGCGAAAGTACGATGCTGGTGGTGGAGAACGTCGCCCTGCTGAAGCGCCTGGGGGATCGCCTGGAGTCCCTGCCCATTCCCCTGGTGATTCTGCTGTCTGACGAAGAACCGCCCGCCGATGAACGGCTGAAAATCCTGAATTTTAGCCAACTGATGGCCCTAGGGCAGGAGCACCCCTACACCCCCGTCACCATTAAACCGGAGGACTTGGCGACGCTGATCTACACCTCCGGCACCACGGGCCAGCCCAAGGGGGTGATGCTGAGCCATCGCAACCTGCTGCACCAAATCAACACCCTGCGGTCGGTGGTGCAGCCCGAACCAGGGGATCGAGTGGTGGGGATTTTGCCCTCCTGGCACAGCTTCGAGCGCACGGCGGAATACTTTTTGCTGTCCAATGGGTGCAGCCAAATCTACAGCAACATTCGCCACCTCAAAACCGATCTAAAAAGCACCAAACCCCAGTACATGGTGGGGGTGCCTCGCCTGTGGGAATCCATCTATGAAGGGGCGCAGAAGCAGTTTCGGGAGCAGAGCCCTGGCAAGCAAAAGCTGATCTTCACCTGCTTCGGCCTCAGCGAGCGCTACGTCACCCACCTCTGGCGCTACCAGGACATGAAAATCGACGCCCCCAACCTGTCCACCGTGGAGCGACTGAGTTCGGGGATCGCCGCCCTGGCCCTGTGGCCCCTGCACCAAGTGGGCAAAGCCTTGGTCTACGGCAAGGTGCGCCAAGCCACCGGGGGTGAGGTGAAGCAACTGATCAGCGGCGGCGGCTCCCTGGCGCGGCACATTGACAGCTTCTTTGAAATTATCGGCGTACCCCTGCTGGTGGGCTACGGCCTCACGGAAACCGCCCCCGTCCTCTCCGCCCGTCGCCCCTGGAGCAACCTGCGCGGCGCGGCGGGGCAACCCATCCCCTTCACCGAAATCAAGGTGGTGGATTTGGAAACCCGCCAGGAAGTCCCCCAGGGCAGTCAAGGTCTTGTCCTAGCACGGGGGCCGCAGGTGATGGAGGGTTACTACCGCAACCCCGAAGCTACCCAAAAGGCCATCGACCCCGAAGGCTGGTTCGACACGGGCGACCTGGGCTGGATTAGCAAAGACGGTAACGTCGTCCTCACCGGACGGGCCAAGGACACCATCGTCCTCACCAACGGCGAAAACATCGAACCCCAGCCCATCGAAGACGCCTGCATCCGCAGCCCCTACATCGACCAAATTATGGTGGTGGGGCAGGATCAGCGATCCCTCGGTGCCCTGGTGGTGCCCAATGTGGACGCCCTGCAAGCCTGGGCCGCTAGCCAGTCCCTCTTCATCGCCATTCCAGGGGATGAAACCCCCGTACCCGAGGGCATGGGCACCATCACCCTAGAGGACGACCGCATCCAAAAGCTCCTGCGCGACGAAATGGTGCGTCAGGTGAAAAACCGTCCCGGCTATCGGCCCGACGACCGCATTGGCCCCTTCCGCCTGGTGATCGAACCCTTCTCCATTGAAAATGGATTGCTTACACAAACCTTAAAAGTTCGTCGCCCCGTGGTGACTGAACGGTATCGCGATATGATTGACGCTATGTTTGTATAG
- a CDS encoding HNH endonuclease, with translation MSCQLCQRPVSDLTEHHLIPRQYTKRRKLDPGPTVQICRPCHKHIHTLFSNHTLAQDLNTLDKLQAHPQMQSFLTWIRKQRPDKHVRSYR, from the coding sequence ATGTCCTGTCAGTTGTGTCAGCGTCCGGTTTCTGACCTCACGGAACATCATCTCATTCCTCGCCAATACACCAAGCGACGCAAGCTTGACCCTGGCCCCACGGTACAGATCTGTCGGCCCTGCCACAAACACATCCACACGCTCTTTTCTAACCACACCCTCGCCCAAGACCTCAATACCCTCGACAAACTCCAGGCCCACCCCCAGATGCAATCCTTTCTGACCTGGATTCGTAAGCAGCGCCCCGATAAGCACGTCCGCAGCTACCGCTAG